A window of Hymenobacter sp. GOD-10R genomic DNA:
CTTCTCAAAATACGGCCCGTAGTTCTCGTAGCGCTGCTGGATGAAGAAGGGCTTGAGGTAGCCGTCGTGTACGGGCAAAATTTGCCTGGGACGCATTTTCAGGGCGAAATCGGCCACTACTAGCTCCGTGAGAAAAGGCGCGGTGACGGGCAGCAGGAGCATTTCCACCCCCGCAAAGGGCAGCAAATTGTTAGCAAAAGAGTCGGCGGGATTTAGCACCTTGCCATTCACCAGCCAGGCGGTCATTTGCGACAAGAGGCTGTCGAAAATGGCCTCGTGCTGCACCGGAAGGGCCAGCAGCTGAAACACGCCCAAGTCTAGGCGACCTTCCTCGTGGATTTGCACCGTGAGGCCGTGCGCTTTCAGTTCGGTTGCCACCTCGCGGTTAGAGATGATAATGGCCTGGCGCAGGGCCACGATTTTCTGAAGCGCCGTCACATCGAGGTGGTCGGGGTGGTTGTGGGTGATAATGATGACCGATACGTCTTTGAAAACCTCGGGGTGCACCAAGCCTTCGATGAAGGAAAACTTGCCCGGGTCGAAAAGAATCTGTTGGCCGTCGAGTTCGAACAGCAAACAGGAATGAATGTATTTGGTGATGCGCATGGCATTGAAAAAGAGGTTGTTCTAGCTACTCCGGTAGTCCAACTTCCTCCGTGCGCTTTGCCTTATACGGTGTGCAGAATCACGTAGAGCGAGCCGGTTGAAATTACTACCCACAGCAGGATGCCCAGCACGTAGGGCTTGATGCCCACCGAGCGCACCACCTTGGCCGATAGGCCCACGCCGATGAAAAACAGCGTCACCGTGAGGCCGATTTTGGCCAGGTTCACCATCACCGGGCCCAGGGGCTTGGCGGCGGGCACGAAGGTGTTGAGCAGCATGGCGGCGATGAAGCCGAAGATGAAATAGGGAATTTTCACCTTGACGCCCTTCTGCTTGAAAATCATGGCCGTGCCGATGGAAATCGGGATAATCCACAGGGCACGGGCCAGCTTCACGGTGGTGGCCACTTCCAGGGCTTTATTGCCGTAGGCGGCCGCCGCGCCCACCACCGAACTGGTGTCGTGGATGGCAATGGCGCACCAAAGGCCGAACTGGTTCTGGGTCATGGCCAGCGCGTGGCCGATGGGCGGGAAGGCAAATAGGGCCAGCGCGTTGAGCACGAACACCGTGCCCAGGGCCACCGACATTTCCTCGTCCTTTGCCCGCAGCACCGGCCCGATGGCCGCGATGGCCGAGCCCCCGCAGATGGCCGTGCCGCACGAAATCAGATGCACCACGTGCCGGCCCAGCCCCAACCACCGGCCCACCACCAGGCCCAGCAGCAGCGTGCCGAAGATGGACACCACCGTGAAGAGGATGCCCTCCTTGCCGGCCTGCACCGCCGCGTGGGCGTTCATGCCGAAGCCCAGCCCGATAACCGAGAACTGCAGCAGCTTGGCCGTGGCCTTTTTGGTTTGGGTAGTGAAGGGGTTGCCGATGGTCTGGGCCAGCGCCAGGCCCAGGGCCAGGGCAATGGGCGGCGAGGCCCAGGGCGTGAGGCAGAACACGAAGAACAGGACAAACACCACCTGCTTCCCGGTGAAGTCCTGCCCGAAGGCTACGCGGGGCGTGTGCAGGTGGCGGAAGAAGCCGGTGGTTTCGTTGAATTCGGTGGCGGTCGTCTCCGGGGCCAGGGCGAGCGGCGAGTCGGGAACCTGGGGAGTAGCGAGATGAACCGGGAGTGCCATGAGCGGGAGGGATTGGTTTCTGTGGCAAATATACGGGGATCCCTACACCAGGTGTTATCCAATAGTGTTATCCTGCATAACCAAAAGTTATTTGTAGCGTAGCTGCTTTTTGAATTCCCGCCAGTCTTGAGCCGCCCGGATGGTCGCGGCAGCAGTTGTTACGGCACCGGCAGACCTGCGCCATCACCAATCTGCCGTTGGACGAACCACCCGGTTTACCTCCTGCTGTATGAGTACAGCCGCTGCCAGCTGACACCGAATGGTTATCCGGCATCGCCAGCCTTTATTTGGCTCCCTTGAATTGCCCCTGCACGAAGCTCAGAAACCGCTGGGCCGGCCGGGCCAGCACCTGTCCCTGCACCCAGAGTGCCTCGAACTGCCGGGCCAGGTGCAGCCCTTTGATGGGCACGATTTCGAGCAGCCCAGCCGCCAGCTCGCGGTCCAGGGCCCGGCGCGACACGAATCCCAGGGCCGCCGGCGCGGCTTCGAGGTAGCGCTTGATGGCTTCCGTATTGTCCAGGTAAAGGGCTACGGAAAGGCTGCTAAGCTTGATGTGCTGCGCCCGCAGAGCAAATTCGAGGATTTCCAGCGTGCCCGAGCCCCGCTCGCGCAACACCAGCGGGTGGGCCAGCGCCTCGGCCAAGGACAGCGGCGTGGCGGGCGGGGCACCGGGCGCGACGCGGCGCACGGCCACCAACTCGTCGGGCAGCAACAGCTCGTAGTGTAGGTCGTGGCTTTTGGTGCGGCCTTCCACAAAGCCCAAATCCAGCTCGCCGCGTAGTAGGGCATCGGCAATGCGCTCGGAATTGGCGTTCAGGAACGAGAGCTGCACCTGCGGGTAGCGGGCCTGAAAGGCGGGCAGCAACCCCGGCAGCACGTACTGGGCCAGGGTGGTGCTGGCCCCCAGGCGCAGGCGGCCGGCGGCCTCTTCGGGGTCACGCAGGGCTAGGAGCTGGTCTTCGAGCTGCTGCTGGGCGGCGGCGGCGGCATCGGCGTGGGCGTGCAGCAGGCGGCCGGCCTCGGTGAGGCTCACGCGGTTGCCGCGCCGCTCCAACAGGCGCTGGCCGTACTGGGCTTCCAGCTCACGAATGTGCTTGGTGACGGCCGGCTGGCTCACAAACAGCTCCTGCCCGGCCTTGGTAAAGCTCAGATGCCGGGCCACGGTGGCAAATACGCGCAGACGAAAATCGGACATGGCGGCAAGGTAGGCAGTTTGCTATAACCTCGGGGCGGACCCTCCCCGCTCATTTCGGGCACCCATCCGCCCACCCTGCCAACGCCGCTTACCGAACCAGCTTCTCCAGCGCGGCCTTGAACTCGGGGATGTAGTACGCGGCCATGCCGTCGTGGCAGGCGACCACCTGGCCGTCGGGGCCGAGGATGACGGTGGCAAGAATGGAGTTGGAATCGAATGGGGCAAACACTTCGGCTTTTCAGAGGCCGATATAGTACAGCGAGGCGAGGCCCAGCGAAAGCCTGACGAAGCGGATACTACCTTCCCAAGGCGCTGGTTTACGCCGAGGTGCAGCAGGTTGATAGACACGAAGTCGGCGAGAAATTGGTCGGACGCATTTCGGAGTGGCAGACACAGGTGTTTCGGTGCGCCGGGCGGAGCCGTGCCGGCCGCCCCCCTTACCATCTAGACCAAACTCCTTGTCTCTCCCTCAATGGTCTACACTCCGCCGGCGAGGCACGGCGGACGCTGGCGCAGTACCAGAAACGGCTCAAGTTACGGCCAACCAAATGAGTGTAGTAAGGAGGTATAGGGTAACCAGAGCGTGACGCTGACGCAGCAGCATTAGCACAGCTTACTGCCCAACGTCCGTTCTAATTTGGCAAAGGGCGTTTAACCTTTATACCAAACTTTTAACCAAGGCCGACTTTGGCGCTGGGGGCTCTGGGGTGTTTACCAGCAACTGCACGGGCTGCCGGGTGCCCGCCCGCAGGCCTAGCCACTGGCGCAGGCGCTGCTGCTCGGCGGCGGGCAGCGGCGCGCTGGTGCTGAGGCTGACGACCAAGGTCGTATCGGCGGGCAGGGGGCCGGCAGCGGGGCGCACCAGCTGGCCTAGGCCCAGCTGGCGCACGGCAGGGTGCTCTACCTGCACCTCGCGCAGCAGCGTGTTGGCGGCCGGCAGGGCGGGGTTGGCGGGTGCCGCGCTGTCGGGCCGCACCAATAGTTGCTGGAGCTGGGCCAGGCGCGTGTCGTAGCCGGCCAGGGTTTGCTCGTTGCGGCTGCGCACGTCTTCGAGCAGGCTGGTGCGCAGGGCGCGGGCATCGGTCGAGTCGAGGCCGGCTAGGCCCTGGCGCACGGTGAGGCTGGCATCGGCGAGGCGGTACTGGGCCAGGCGGGTGCGAGCGGTGCGCAGTTGGTTGGGTGTGAGGTGCTTGCCAGCCAGCAGCACGTTGATGGTGCGCGGGCTGGCGTCCACGCGGCGCGTGACCACGTAGGTGCCGGGTAGGCTCAGCTGCTCGTCCACAAACTGCTGGGCGTTGTGCATAAACACGGTGCTGCGCACGATGCCCACCGCCAGGTACACGCTGGGGCCGGCCGTGAGCAGCGCCACCGCCCAAATGCCCCGGTTCACCCACCGACCACGCCGGCCGCTGTCGAACTGGTGCTGGGGCAGCGGCAAAATGCGGGCCACTAAAAAGGTGGATACGCTGATAAACACGCAGTTAATAAAGAACAAATACAGCGCCCCAAACAAATAGCTCCAGTGCAGGGTGGCCAGCCCGTAGCCGGCCGTGCACAGCGGCGGCATGAGGGCGGTGGCGATGGCCACGCCAGGCACCACGTTGCCGCGCTCGCGGCGGGTGAAGCCAATGGCCCCGGCCGCCCCGCCAAACAAGGCAATGGCCACGTCCCAGGTGGTGGGCGAGGTGCGGGCCAGCAGCTCGGAGCCGGCATCGGTGAGGGGCGTGAGCTTGAAATACGCCGCCGATACCAGCAGGCTAAGGCTAGCGGCAATCAGCAGGTTTTTCAGGCCCCGCCGTATCAAATCGACTTCCACGGTGGCGGCCCCGAAGCCGATGCCCACAATCGGCCCCATGAGCGGCGAAATAAGCATGGCCCCGATAATGACGGCCGTAGAATTAACATTGAGCCCGACTGACGCGACCAGAATGGCGAAGATGAGCACCCACAGGTTGGTACCCTTGAATACCAGCCCGTCCTCGACATCAGTCATGATTTCGGCCGGGTCAGCCATATCCGATGATAAGTCGAAGTGCGCGCGTAGCCAGCGGAGAGCAGCGAAAGTCATAGAGAGGGAAGCGGGAAAAGAGGGTAGAACAGAGGACCGTAGTGCAGTCTTTCAGGTTGTAAATAAGGAAGCTAAAAGAAGTGATTCGCGCACGCTACTGCTCCAACTTCAGCTAGGCTTACGCAACTGTTGCCAAAAATACCGGCTCCAGTTCAACCGGCGAAATCTAGGGCGTAGTCGTACACCAGGGTAGTAAACTCCTCCACTTTCTGCCTATGCTCTCCTTATTTCACCGTTCCTGGCAGCGCCTACGCGATTCGCTGTGGTTTGTGCCTACCCTGCTCGTTTTAGGTTCGTGCGGGCTGGCCTACGGGCTAATTGAGTTCGATAGCCGCACTTCGTTCGATGGGGGCAAGAAGTTTCCGCTGCTCTTTGGGGTGGGTGCGCAGGGCTCGCGCAGCATGCTCACGGCCGTAGCTGGCTCGATGCTGACGGTAGCGGCACTGGTGTTTTCACTCACGCTGTCCACCATTTCGCAGGTTAGCAGCCAGTACTCGCCCCGGGTGCTGCGCAACTTTATGCGCGACCGAGGCAACCAAGTGGTCATGGGCTACTTCGTGGGCGTATTTGCCTACTGCCTGCTGGTGCTGGGCACCATCCGGGGCACCGACGAGCAGAAATTCGTGCCCAGCACCGCCGTCATGGTCGGGCTAGGCCTGGCGCTAGGCGGCGTGGCAGCCCTCATTTACTTCATCCACCACATCGCCGAATCGCTGCAAACCGACACCATTTTGCAGCGCATCAGCCGCCAAAGCCGGGAGGCCGTTAAGGAACTTTTTCCCGAAAATCTGGGGGAGCCCGCCTCTACCCCGGCCCAGCAAGCCGCCTGGCGCGAGGCCGCCGCCCGGCCCGGCTGGCAGCCCGTGCCCGCTACTAATACAGGCTACGTGCAGCGCATTGAGGCGGACGCGCTGCTGGCCTGGGGCACCGAGCACCGGGCCTGGCTACGGGTAGCCCAGCCCATCGGCGCATTTGTGGGCGAAGGCAACACGTTAGTTAGCTACCAGCTGCAAGCGCCAGCCGCCCCCCTGAGCGAGGCCGACCAGGCAGCCCTGGCCCGCTGCATAGTGCTGGAGTCGCACCGCAGCATCGGGCAGGATGTGGCCTTTGGCGTGCAGCAGCTAGTGGATATTGCCCTCAAAGCCCTTTCGCCCGGCATCAACGATACCACCACGGCCATCATGGCCGTCGACCACCTGGGGCTGCTGGTCCAGCAGCTGGCTGGGCGGCCGTTTCCAGCCACACTCCGCACCACCGAAACGAACGACAACGTGCTGGTGCAGGTGCCGGCCCGCGACTTCGCCGGCTACGTGAAGCTGGCTTTTGACCTGGTGCGCATTAACTCCAAAGGCAATCACGCGCTGTTTCGGCGGCTGCTGCGGGCGCTGGCCCAGGTGGGCGAGGCCGCTCGCACCGCCGAGCGTAAAGTGATTATCGGGGCGCAGGCCCAGCTCCTGCTCCAGCACGCTGATGAAACGCTGGCCACCGACTACGAAAAAGAGGCCGTGCGCGCTACCTATGCTGAGGAGCAAAGCAGGTGGCAGGCATAAGCTTCTGAGGCTGGCGATTAGCGTTGCTAGGGTTGTAGTCTGCTATCCACGTGGGCTAGGTGTCTTGTCCTGAAATGGAATGACAGGTTTTACCAGTTTTGTTGGTTCAGGTAGCCTCCTTTAAGTGAACAACTGGCCGCTTGAGAAAAGGGGCAGTTGGGAGCGGTGGAAGGGCCTGAAAATGGTTCAGTAAAGTTGTACAGTTAGCTGAGTACAAACTTCTTCTCTCTTCGATGAGAAAGGTGTACTATAGAGAAGGGAGATTGGCTAGGCCCGTGTGTTCTCCCATGATCAGAACTCCGGCTTGTAGACTTCACCTAGGCCGGGTGCGCACATCTACTAAGAGAAAGTCTTCGGCGCCAAAGGCCTGACCACTTCTCCAATTTGAACAATTCAATTAAGTAAGAAACATCAACCAGTTACTCGCTTTTACAAGGTGCAACGTATCTCAAAAGTCACAAGCGTGAAGATACACGAACATAGTTTCGTGGGATAAGGTAACAAGACGGTTTGATGGGTAGGTTAGCGAAGATTTTCGGCGGGACCAGCGCGTCGCCGGAAAACGTCGTTTTTAGTAAGCAAGTGGCGGTCAAGTAAAAAGTACCCTTTCGCGTTCAGATAAGCGCCCTTGCTTGTCGTCTCCTCACTCAATGAGTCACTTTCAAGCTGCTTAGTGAGATAATGAGAGTCTTACCGCAATTTTTCGCCCCGTTGTAACTAGCGCCCTAGGATCAGGCGTTCTAGAGCTCGACGGTAATGGCTGTTGCCAATACTATCGAGCTCTAGAACGCCTGATTTTCGTTCAGTAAATGGAATGAGGTCACAGCACTAGGGTGCAGACGAGAATGCTAGCACTAAAGAACAAGTTGCGAGTAGGTTGATAACAGAAGTTTATACTACTGTTCGCTTCTTTCGCGAAGCATTATATAGATAACCAGTTTGGTCGCTTTCTAAGAAGGCATCATCAAGCAGATCAGCTAACAATTTAGCATCCTGCACGCATGACAGGCTGATGTTGCCTGCTGCATCTAAGGGAAGCCGTTTGCTGTGCTTTTGAGCAGTAGCCAACATTTTAGCCAAGCGCCCGGAATCGATGGTGGTGAGTAGGCCCCGGTTGCTAAGCTGAATGAGACGGTTGCGAAACAGAGAGTTTTTGGCGCAGGCTTCGGCTAGGTGCTCCAGGCCGCTAATTCCACTAGTGGCAGTCATAGTGGTAATAATTTCCTCAGCGCGTTGCTGATATTGCTCGTCTAGGCCGGCAATTTGCTCAAACTTATCTTTGTCAAAAATGTAAAACTGATCCTGATGAAACAGGCAGTTGATGTAGCACTCGAAAATGAAGGTAGGTCCCGTGAGCAGGTGTAGCTGGGTATTGGACGTGAAATTTAGTACACGCTTTTTGGCATCAAGGCCCGCGATACGGGAAGATGAGTAGCGCTGGAAGCACCAGAAGGGTGCATGGGCGGGGTCGTCTGGTTGAAATTTGACGCAGTAGGCCCATACCTGAGGGAGAATACTCTCGGCATTATCGCGAGTGAGGCGAGGCTCGTCGGCCCCAGTCTGCTGACTGAGGGAGGCCGATTCACCAGTCATGGTATCAATCAGATTGCGGAAAGCGCCGACATCGCCTTGGCGGGGGCTGCGGAAGACTATACGATTTTCTTCGGCTGGAAATACCTCAAAAGGAGTAAGCTCGTAATTCTGGTCTACAAACGTAGCCATGCGCACGTTCACGCGGTCCAGCACGAAGGTTTGGAGTTCTGCGTCGGCATCAACACGGTAAGGTTGAAAGTCAAACCGATTGTAGGCTCGGCTCCGCACAGGCACTCCTGGCTTTAGCTGGCGCGTTATCAGATAAATCTGAACGTGGCGGGGCTGAAACTGTCGGATGTCAGCTACCAAATCAACTAACCCGTAATCGTCGGGAGTAGGCGTAGCAGAAGGAATTGGCATACAGCGAATAGATTAAACCAAACCAAAATAAAGGCGGGGGCCCACCGGATAGATACGAATCAAATCGTCAGCTTCGAGATAGCGATTGTTGATGATGAGCATTCCGGTTTTCGGCACTGCAGAAGCATCTTTAAAATCAACCTCATACAACGAATAACGCAAAGTAAGCAGCGGGTTGATGAGCAGAAGCGTAGAATGGATGTAAATCTGGTACACTAAGCCAAGTAATAGAACAGTGGCTGCATTCTCGTATAAGGTCTTATAGCTTTGAAATAGGAAGGGAATGATGTAACTACCGATATAGCCAATGGCTTCGCTGTTACGGTTACGCACAGCTACCAGTCGAATGGGGTTGCCGTTGTTTACAGTACGTTGGCGAAGCAGATGTAAAAAGTAGATTAATCCAATTAGACTATTTGCTATCACAATTAGCAAAATTGTTGAGAGCAAATAATTGGTGGCCCAGATTTTTAGCGCAACTAAGTTAAAGCCGCCCCAATGCAGAAAATCAGGATTATCATTGAGCTGTTTAAAGGCGATAAGACCAAAAAGGGGGGCATAAGAGGTCGCAAACAGCGTAAAGCGGAACAGGCCGGAAAGCGAATGCTGACTAGAAGCGGCCATAAGTAATAGAAGGTGAGACGCGTGAAGCTGCGGTATAAGGGTAAGTTAACAAGTATTATCTAAAATAGTTAGTAACTAAGTGTGTCCACTGCGAAAGAATTGCTTAATCGGATCTACTTCTAAGTATCGGTTATAAATAACTGGGTAAAGAACTTCATTCTGAGCGTAGTCGAAGCATGAAGTTCTTTACCCAGTTACTGTATTGCTATTGTCTAGTTAAATGAGTGGGAGGCCCAACTCCTGCAAAAATTGGTTATGCCGACGGGCGGCCTCGGCAGCCTGCTGCTCAATGAGTACCAGCTGCTGGTGCACGGCCTGCAGGTCAATTTCCTCGGAAGCAGTGGCGGTGCTCACGTAGCGCGAGATGTTGAGATTGTAGCCATTCTGGTCAATCTCGGTCATCGGCACGCGGCGGGCGTAGCGGTCTTCTTCACTCCGTTCGCGGTAAGTAGCTACTATTTTGTCGATGTCGGACTGGCGCAAGAAATTCTGGCGCTTGCCTTTCTCGAAGTACTCGCTGGCGTTGATGAAGAGCACGTCGTCGGGCTTCTTACATTTCTTGAGTACCAGGATACAAACGGGGATGCCGGTACTGAAGAACAGGTTGGCGGGTAGGCCGATGACGGTATCAATGTGGCCGTCCTTAAGCAGCTTGGTGCGAATGCGCTCCTCGGCCCCGCCCCGGAATAGCACGCCGTGGGGCAGGATAATGGCCATCGTGCCCTCGGAACTGAGGAAGTGGAAGGCATGCAGTAGGAAAGCAAAGTCGGCAGCCGACTTGGGGGCGAGGCCATAGCTCTTGAAGCGAAAATCTTCGCCTAGGGCGTCGGTGGGCTCCCAGCGATACGAAAAGGGCGGATTGGCCACAATGGCGTCGAACTCCATCTTTCTGGCCGGGTTCCGCTCGTTGAGCAGGTCCCAATCATTTTTGAGGGAGTCGCCGTGGTGAATGTCGAACTCGGTGTCCTTCACACCGTGGAGCAGCATATTCATGCGCGCCAGGTTATAGGTGGTGATGTTCTTTTCCTGGCCATAAATCTTGCCGATGCCGTGCGGGCCCATGTGCTTACGCACGTTGAGCAGCAGCGAGCCTGAGCCACAGGTAATATCCAGCACCCGCTCTAGCTTAGCGCGCTTGCCAGCGGCGGGGTTCTGGCTGTCAAGCACCACGATGTCGGACAGGATGGTGGAGATGGGCTGGGGCGTGTAGAACTCGCCGGCCTTCTTGCCGCCGCCGGCCGCAAACTGGCCGATGAGGTACTCGTAGGCATCGCCCAGGGTGTCAGCATCGGTTGAGAAGTCGCGGATGCCTTCCGAGATTTTCTGAATGACGGTGCAGAGCTTGGCGTTGCGCTCGGCGTAAGTGCGCCCGAGCTTGTCGGAATTGAGGTTGATTTCGGAAAACAGACCCTGGAAGGTGCTGTCGAAAGATTCGTTTTCGATGAACTTGAAGCCTTCGCCGAGGGTCTTCAGCAACTCGTCGTTCTGGGTACGGGCTAGCTCAGCGATGTGGCTCCAGAGGTGCTGGGGCTCAATTACGTAGTGCACGCGGCGGCGCATGAGCTGCTCAAACTCGGGCACATCGGCCGCGTTGGCGGCGTACCATACGGCCAGTGGCGCGCGCTGGTCGCCGGTGGGCAGGGCGGGGTAGTCGGTGCCCAGCTCCTTGCGGGCGGCGGTTTCGTAGTTGTCGGAGAGGTAGCGCAGAAAGAGGAACGACAGCATGTAATCGCGGAAGTCGTCGGCGTTCATCGCGCCCCGCAGTTGGTCGGCAATGGCCCAGAGTGTTTTACCTAATTGTTGGCTTTGTTGTTGGGTACTCATACTTATGTAGTGGCTGCGCTTGCTTCCGGAAAGATTTCCGGATTGAAGCGGTAATTGGCCATGAAGTCGGCCAGAATGCGGCGGAAATATTCCTGGTTTTCGGGCTGCATTTCCCGAGGCTCAAACAGCGAATAGTTGCCGTGGCTCAGGATGTTGATGATGCGGGCGTGCACGATGCCCTCTGGGTCGTCGTTGGTCTGCCGGATGCAGGCCGAAAAGTTGCTGAATCCGTGGAAGCTAGCCGTTTTCTCTAGAATACCGCGCAGGATATTGAAGTGATAGGTGTACAGCTTGCCATCGGGGGCAGTAGCGGCCTGATGCAGGTCGCGGATAAGGGAAACGTGATGAAAGAACGGAGTTTCGGTCGTGTCGCGCACCGTGTAGGAGCCATCGACGGCATTGCGGCTCAGGAAGTACTTGACCGCGCTCTTCAACTCGTTGCACATCACGTTGAAGAAAAGCGTGTGGTGCGAGGAAATGACGGTTTTGAGGGTATGGCTGCCTTTGAGCAATTGGGCTAGGTGGCTTGCCACGGCAATGGCATTGTTGTCATCGAGCGACGAAATAGGGTCATCGATGTAGAGATATTTCACCCAGCTGTAGGGGCCTGCTTCGTCGCCATCAATGGCTAGCTGCGCCACTGCTAGAAAGAAGCACCAGATGAAAATATTTTCCTCGCCCCGGCTGACCTTGATGAAGTCGACGCGCTCCGTGGCCTCCTCCACCCGGACATCGCGGTGAAAGTGGACGAAGCCTCCGTCGTAGTCGATGGTGAAGTCGAAATCGGCGTAGCGCTGCAGGAGTGGGCGGATGCGGTTGTCCATCTCCAGCTCCCGCAGCCCGTTGAAGAAGCGCGACTCGGTGTTCAGCTCTAACCGGCGCTCAGTGTCGTTTTCTAGGTCATTGTGCCAGGAAAACAAGTCTTCTGTAAAGGCATTGAAGTAGAGCGTATCGGCCGATTCGACAGTTTTCCCCAAATCTTTGAACGCCCCCGATAGGCGCGTTTTGCCCGTGCCGTTGTAGGCATACAGCAGCACGTACTTCTTCGTCGCCAGCGTGGCGCGCAGTTGGGTTGCCAGTTCGGTTAGGTTCATGCCTCAGTGGCCGTAAGAGCAGGAAACAGGCCCTGCATTAGGCCTTTTTTGTGGAGTTTGAGTGCTTGTATTTTTTGAGTTTGCGCGGTGATGCGGTCATCGATGGATGAAAGGCACTCAACTATTCTTTCTTGTTCGGCTGGAGATGGAATAAAAACCGGAAATTGCTTTAATTCAGAGGTATCAAGTTTCCCTGCACCAATTCCAGTAGCACTGACTTTACTAAGCAATAAGCTTTCAGATGAAACCAGATAGTATAGCAAATACAATGGAGCAATGCTCTTGTCAAGATGCAAGGCCTTCACATCTTGGTTAAAAGCAACTTCCCTTGCAGTAATTCCCATAGGAATGCGTTTGAAAAGCATACTTCCACGAACAAGTAGAAGCAATACACCTTCGCCTACAATGGCTGCGCCGGCTTTTTTTGCAACGTCTGTTATATATAGCTCTGACTTGTCAATAACATAATCGTGCATTGACGAGGCGCTAACCCAAGGTGTATCTCCGTCCCAATATTCGGGTTTATCTTTAGATGGGGTGCCACCGGAGCTAAATGTTGCAATATCCCCCAACGTCTTCTCTTCCCACTCCTCCGAATCTTGAAACTCCGGAAACCGCACCTTCGGCACCGTTTCTCCTTCGGCGGGAAAGAGTCCCTGCATCAGGCCCCGCTTATGAGCTTGAAGGGCAGCTAGCTTGGCGCTTTGTGCGGTTATAAGGTCGTCGAGGGACGAAAGGGCATCAGCTATTTTTTGCTGTTCGGCTCGTGTTGGAGCAACTGGAACGGGAATCGTTTTAAGTTTTCCTAGTGTAAGCTTAGGAG
This region includes:
- a CDS encoding type I restriction-modification system subunit M; protein product: MSTQQQSQQLGKTLWAIADQLRGAMNADDFRDYMLSFLFLRYLSDNYETAARKELGTDYPALPTGDQRAPLAVWYAANAADVPEFEQLMRRRVHYVIEPQHLWSHIAELARTQNDELLKTLGEGFKFIENESFDSTFQGLFSEINLNSDKLGRTYAERNAKLCTVIQKISEGIRDFSTDADTLGDAYEYLIGQFAAGGGKKAGEFYTPQPISTILSDIVVLDSQNPAAGKRAKLERVLDITCGSGSLLLNVRKHMGPHGIGKIYGQEKNITTYNLARMNMLLHGVKDTEFDIHHGDSLKNDWDLLNERNPARKMEFDAIVANPPFSYRWEPTDALGEDFRFKSYGLAPKSAADFAFLLHAFHFLSSEGTMAIILPHGVLFRGGAEERIRTKLLKDGHIDTVIGLPANLFFSTGIPVCILVLKKCKKPDDVLFINASEYFEKGKRQNFLRQSDIDKIVATYRERSEEDRYARRVPMTEIDQNGYNLNISRYVSTATASEEIDLQAVHQQLVLIEQQAAEAARRHNQFLQELGLPLI
- a CDS encoding LysR substrate-binding domain-containing protein, translated to MSDFRLRVFATVARHLSFTKAGQELFVSQPAVTKHIRELEAQYGQRLLERRGNRVSLTEAGRLLHAHADAAAAAQQQLEDQLLALRDPEEAAGRLRLGASTTLAQYVLPGLLPAFQARYPQVQLSFLNANSERIADALLRGELDLGFVEGRTKSHDLHYELLLPDELVAVRRVAPGAPPATPLSLAEALAHPLVLRERGSGTLEILEFALRAQHIKLSSLSVALYLDNTEAIKRYLEAAPAALGFVSRRALDRELAAGLLEIVPIKGLHLARQFEALWVQGQVLARPAQRFLSFVQGQFKGAK
- a CDS encoding MBL fold metallo-hydrolase, whose amino-acid sequence is MRITKYIHSCLLFELDGQQILFDPGKFSFIEGLVHPEVFKDVSVIIITHNHPDHLDVTALQKIVALRQAIIISNREVATELKAHGLTVQIHEEGRLDLGVFQLLALPVQHEAIFDSLLSQMTAWLVNGKVLNPADSFANNLLPFAGVEMLLLPVTAPFLTELVVADFALKMRPRQILPVHDGYLKPFFIQQRYENYGPYFEKHGIVFHRLAEPGDAIRR
- a CDS encoding Kiwa anti-phage protein KwaB-like domain-containing protein; the protein is MPIPSATPTPDDYGLVDLVADIRQFQPRHVQIYLITRQLKPGVPVRSRAYNRFDFQPYRVDADAELQTFVLDRVNVRMATFVDQNYELTPFEVFPAEENRIVFRSPRQGDVGAFRNLIDTMTGESASLSQQTGADEPRLTRDNAESILPQVWAYCVKFQPDDPAHAPFWCFQRYSSSRIAGLDAKKRVLNFTSNTQLHLLTGPTFIFECYINCLFHQDQFYIFDKDKFEQIAGLDEQYQQRAEEIITTMTATSGISGLEHLAEACAKNSLFRNRLIQLSNRGLLTTIDSGRLAKMLATAQKHSKRLPLDAAGNISLSCVQDAKLLADLLDDAFLESDQTGYLYNASRKKRTVV
- a CDS encoding DUF389 domain-containing protein is translated as MTFAALRWLRAHFDLSSDMADPAEIMTDVEDGLVFKGTNLWVLIFAILVASVGLNVNSTAVIIGAMLISPLMGPIVGIGFGAATVEVDLIRRGLKNLLIAASLSLLVSAAYFKLTPLTDAGSELLARTSPTTWDVAIALFGGAAGAIGFTRRERGNVVPGVAIATALMPPLCTAGYGLATLHWSYLFGALYLFFINCVFISVSTFLVARILPLPQHQFDSGRRGRWVNRGIWAVALLTAGPSVYLAVGIVRSTVFMHNAQQFVDEQLSLPGTYVVTRRVDASPRTINVLLAGKHLTPNQLRTARTRLAQYRLADASLTVRQGLAGLDSTDARALRTSLLEDVRSRNEQTLAGYDTRLAQLQQLLVRPDSAAPANPALPAANTLLREVQVEHPAVRQLGLGQLVRPAAGPLPADTTLVVSLSTSAPLPAAEQQRLRQWLGLRAGTRQPVQLLVNTPEPPAPKSALVKSLV
- a CDS encoding DUF2254 domain-containing protein, whose translation is MLSLFHRSWQRLRDSLWFVPTLLVLGSCGLAYGLIEFDSRTSFDGGKKFPLLFGVGAQGSRSMLTAVAGSMLTVAALVFSLTLSTISQVSSQYSPRVLRNFMRDRGNQVVMGYFVGVFAYCLLVLGTIRGTDEQKFVPSTAVMVGLGLALGGVAALIYFIHHIAESLQTDTILQRISRQSREAVKELFPENLGEPASTPAQQAAWREAAARPGWQPVPATNTGYVQRIEADALLAWGTEHRAWLRVAQPIGAFVGEGNTLVSYQLQAPAAPLSEADQAALARCIVLESHRSIGQDVAFGVQQLVDIALKALSPGINDTTTAIMAVDHLGLLVQQLAGRPFPATLRTTETNDNVLVQVPARDFAGYVKLAFDLVRINSKGNHALFRRLLRALAQVGEAARTAERKVIIGAQAQLLLQHADETLATDYEKEAVRATYAEEQSRWQA
- a CDS encoding YeiH family protein, which translates into the protein MALPVHLATPQVPDSPLALAPETTATEFNETTGFFRHLHTPRVAFGQDFTGKQVVFVLFFVFCLTPWASPPIALALGLALAQTIGNPFTTQTKKATAKLLQFSVIGLGFGMNAHAAVQAGKEGILFTVVSIFGTLLLGLVVGRWLGLGRHVVHLISCGTAICGGSAIAAIGPVLRAKDEEMSVALGTVFVLNALALFAFPPIGHALAMTQNQFGLWCAIAIHDTSSVVGAAAAYGNKALEVATTVKLARALWIIPISIGTAMIFKQKGVKVKIPYFIFGFIAAMLLNTFVPAAKPLGPVMVNLAKIGLTVTLFFIGVGLSAKVVRSVGIKPYVLGILLWVVISTGSLYVILHTV